DNA sequence from the Desertifilum tharense IPPAS B-1220 genome:
CAGCTAGCCTGATCCTGATTAACCTCGCCATTTCCTTTGCGTTGCGCCTCGGCTTAGAACAACGCCTTGCGATCGCTTCAATTCGCATGGTGGTACAACTCTTACTCGTCGGCTATATTCTAGAGTGGGTATTTACCCTGCGCGATCCGATCTGGGTTTTGCTGGTTGCTTTTGCAATGACCTTCATGGCGGGACGCGCTGCGGTAGGGCGAACCCGTCGCCGCTACGATAATATTTATTGGAATAGTTTACTTTCTATTCTCGGTGCAGCCACTGTCATTACTGGGTTAACCGTCCAAGGCGTTATCGGTGTCGATCCTTGGTACGATCCGCAATATCTCATCCCCCTATTGGGAATGATTTTAGGAAATGCCTTAACCGGAACTTCCCTGGCTTTAGACCGCTTTATGGAAGATTTGGTCAGCCGCCGCGAACAGATTGAATCTTTACTAGCATTAGGGGCT
Encoded proteins:
- a CDS encoding ABC transporter permease; the protein is MQADYIEIQIWQLAIAASLILINLAISFALRLGLEQRLAIASIRMVVQLLLVGYILEWVFTLRDPIWVLLVAFAMTFMAGRAAVGRTRRRYDNIYWNSLLSILGAATVITGLTVQGVIGVDPWYDPQYLIPLLGMILGNALTGTSLALDRFMEDLVSRREQIESLLALGATRWEAAHNIVTEALRTGMIPTINSMMVMGIVSLPGMMTGQILAGATPTDAVRYQIVILFAIAAGTALTTISIILLAFFSLFSPNHQLRLDRLRPVKSLN